Within Caulobacter segnis, the genomic segment CGTCGACCTCGGTGACGTACTGGTCCTCGACCGTGCCCAGCACGTCGCCGAACAGCTCGAGCATCTTGTAGGTCTTGGTCTTGGGGGCGTTGTTCGCCTGGGCGATGGGGCTGACGTAAGCCATCGCGCCCGCGCCGAGGACGAAAGCCGAAACTCCGATGAGCAGATACTTGCGCATTAAGGCCCTGAAGGCTCCCTGGCGGCGCGCGGCGCCGCAAACCGTGTTTAGCCCCGTCCAACCACTGACAGTGGCCGTAGGTGTAATTACGGCCACCATTACTGAAAAAGTCGACTATCGCGACTCTTGTTTGAGCCAGCGTTCCGGGTCCGCCGGCTCACCGTTCTCCCGGACCTCCATATAGAGTTCCGGATCGGAGGATACATGATCCGGCATCTTCCCGATGGGGGCGCCGGCCGCGACAGATTGTCCGGGTGACGCCGTTATCTGGTCCAGGCCGGCCAGCACCAGATGATAAGCGCCTTGCGAGCGCAGGATCAGCACCGCGCCCCAGCCGTTCAGCGCGCCGGCGTATTCGACGGTGCCCGCGGCGGGGGCGGTGACGGTCAGGCCCTTGTCGACACGGATGGTCAGGCCGGGCGACTTGCCCCCGGCCGGCATCTCCTGGCCGAAGCGGCGGACGATGGCTCCTGCGGCGGGGCTGCGCAGGTGCAGCGGGCCCGTCGGCTCGACCCGGCCCAGCCCATCGGTCAGAGCGCCCAGGGTGCGCAGTTCGCTCTCCTCGGCCAAAGCCTCGTGGGCGAAGGCGCGCTCCAGCTGGGTCTTCTCGATGATCAGGCGCTCGATCTCGCCCTTGCGGTCGGCCACCACGCTCTCGGCGGTGAACAGCTCGGCCGAGGCGGCGGCGGCTTCGCGGCGCAAGGTCCCTACGGCCGTGGCCTGGCGGGCGTAGGCGTCGGCGCGGCGCTGCAGCTCCGGCGTCATCGCCCGGATCAGGATCGCCGCCCGCACGGCGTCGCGGGCGTCGCCCGGCGAGACCAGCAGGGCCGGCGGCGGGTCGCGGCGGAACAGCTGCAGGGCCGACAGCAGCAACGACAGCCGCTGCCGG encodes:
- a CDS encoding murein hydrolase activator EnvC family protein; amino-acid sequence: MSRSRLVIGLVALALAVPTAVVGWQRADRAIEAQRAKDRQQAADTRREIEDLRAELDRLDHARIAAGADVDAKRARLETLNARERSILADLGVNRQRLSLLLSALQLFRRDPPPALLVSPGDARDAVRAAILIRAMTPELQRRADAYARQATAVGTLRREAAAASAELFTAESVVADRKGEIERLIIEKTQLERAFAHEALAEESELRTLGALTDGLGRVEPTGPLHLRSPAAGAIVRRFGQEMPAGGKSPGLTIRVDKGLTVTAPAAGTVEYAGALNGWGAVLILRSQGAYHLVLAGLDQITASPGQSVAAGAPIGKMPDHVSSDPELYMEVRENGEPADPERWLKQESR